The Pseudomonadota bacterium genome has a window encoding:
- a CDS encoding MmoB/DmpM family protein, with translation MSAASTKNKVGPVLMTGEIADAAIEALEEDNPGKTFEVEDHESYVRVQTDDDCIIRRKTMAKILSRPFVMQELEVVLSTFAGRIDLSSEHARFYFEKKF, from the coding sequence ATGAGCGCAGCTAGCACGAAGAACAAGGTCGGCCCGGTCCTGATGACCGGCGAGATCGCCGACGCCGCGATCGAGGCGCTTGAAGAAGACAACCCGGGCAAGACGTTCGAGGTCGAGGACCACGAGTCCTACGTCCGGGTCCAGACGGACGACGACTGCATCATCCGCCGCAAGACGATGGCGAAAATTCTCAGCCGCCCCTTTGTCATGCAGGAACTCGAGGTTGTTCTCAGCACGTTTGCCGGCCGCATTGACCTTTCGTCCGAACACGCCCGGTTCTATTTCGAGAAAAAATTCTAA